The DNA window TATTCTGTTGGCCTTGTGTTGAGGATCCCCTGACCGGCCCGGACCTGCCCGTTCCCGACCGCCGACACGAGAGGAGGGCCAGTCCGAGGATCCCATGTCAACCCATCGTACCACCCTGCACCGCCTGGCCCTGCCGCTGGGCCTGCCGCTCCTGATCCTGCTGGGATTCGGGGGCTGCTTCGAGAACAGCCGGATCGCCCGCAACGTGGGCGTGGACCACAACGGCGGCTTCGAGCTTGGCAGTCCGGGCAAGCCCATCAACTGGAACGTCTACCACAAGGGCCTGCGCGGCAAGAAAGCCGAGATGCAGCTGGACCGCGAGGACTTCCGCGAGGGCGCGCAGTCGCTGAAGTTCGTGGTGACCTCCTGCGGCTCCAAGGCCAGCGGGGAGTGCCCGGGCGTGTTCCAGGAAGTGGACGTGGAGCCCAACAGCATGTACCGCGTGTCCTACTGGTTGAAGAACAACCAGTGCCGTTTCAACGTCAACGTGAACAGCATCAAGGAAGGCGCGCCGCGCCAGGGCGTGCAGGTGCTCTCCGAAGCCGGCGTGGGCGAGGAGTGGGCCGAGTACAGCAGCTTGTGCTCCACCAAGGACGGCGAGACCCAGATCCGCTTCGAGCTGAACATCACGGGCCCGGGCATCCTCTGGCTGGACGGCGTGGCGTTGCAGGAAGTGGAAGGCAATTAGTCCACAAGCTGCTGGATGTGCGCAGCGACGGCCCGCCTGGGATTTCTGCCCGGGCGGGCTTTTTCATGGGCCGGCGAGGGCGGCGGCGGGCTCAGGACGAGGCGGAGGAGTAATTGCGCAGCGCCAGCTGCCAGGCGGCCCGCGCGGCGGCGAAGGCCAGCAGCGTCACCCCCAGCACGTGCAGCAGCAGGCCGGGTCGCAGCCCCTCGAAGAGCAGGGCCGCCGGGAAGGAGGCGATGAGCGAGAAGGGCAGGGCGGTGACCAGCAGCCGGCGCACCCAGCCGTGGAAGATCCGGTCGGGTTTCTCGGCGTACTTCTCCAGCGTGTAGAAGGTCTCGCCCAGGCCGCGGTTGGAGTGCAGCCAGAAGACCGGGATCAGGAAGGCCAGGTGGATCAGATAGTAGAGGAAGGCGCCGTTCACCAAGAGGGCCAGGAAGACGGCCACGCGCAGCGGGTCCAGCGGACCGGGAAAGCGCAGCAGGGCCCAGGCCATCAGCCCGGCGGCCAGCAGCAGGTTGAGGAAGGAGTTGGCCGCGAAGTCCCGCAGGCTGAGGAAGAACAGGCTGGAGACCGGCCGCACCAGGTAGTAGTCCAGGTCGCCCTTGTTCACGAAGATCGGCAGCCACCACATGTTGTTGGCGAAGACGGTCATGTGCAGGGCGTCGATGAGGAAGAAGCCGCAGGCGAAGATCAGCACCTGGTCGTAGCTCCAGCCGCCCAACAGGGCCGTGTGGCGGTAGATCACACTGAAGAAGACGATCTGCACGGCGTAGAAGGCCGCGTCCATCACCACGCGAAAGAAGAAGTCCAGCCGGAATTCCATGGCCCGGCTGAACGAGAAGCGCAGGAAGTTCAGGTACAGTCGCAGGTAGCGGCCCATCAGATCCCCACCCCCGTGTAGCCCACTTCGCCCCGCCGCCAGACCCCCTTGGCCAGCAGCCAGAACATCCCGCACCAGGCCAGCGAGACCGCCATGCCCAGCGCCCACTGCCCGGTCGACAGCCGCCCCAGCAGCGCGGCCACGGGGAAGTCGAACAGGTAGCGGAAGGGCAGCCAGCCCAGCAGTTCGCGCGCGCCGGGCGGAAAGAGGTCCAGCGGCAGCAGGCTGCCGCCCAGCAGGCCGGAGACGAAGCGCAGCAGCACAGACAAACTCCAGACGTTGTCTGCCCAGAAGGCCACG is part of the Candidatus Delongbacteria bacterium genome and encodes:
- a CDS encoding ABC-2 family transporter protein; protein product: MGRYLRLYLNFLRFSFSRAMEFRLDFFFRVVMDAAFYAVQIVFFSVIYRHTALLGGWSYDQVLIFACGFFLIDALHMTVFANNMWWLPIFVNKGDLDYYLVRPVSSLFFLSLRDFAANSFLNLLLAAGLMAWALLRFPGPLDPLRVAVFLALLVNGAFLYYLIHLAFLIPVFWLHSNRGLGETFYTLEKYAEKPDRIFHGWVRRLLVTALPFSLIASFPAALLFEGLRPGLLLHVLGVTLLAFAAARAAWQLALRNYSSASS